TAAGCAATTGGCGTAAAGGGTAGATTCATTCGGTGACGCGGAAGAGTATAGGGACAAATGTATCTGTCACCCTTCCGGTTACTCCGTAAAAGTCCTACCCTAAATGCGGTAGCCAGCCTGCTCTAGGCCTCTGGCTGGCCGGTTCTTGCTGCTGCTTCCGCCCGCAAATCAGCCAAAATGGTCTGTACGAGTTCTTCGTCCAGGGGCTTGTGAATGATGCCGGCTACGAGGGCGCAGTCTTGTGCTCTGGTCGTATCGGCCAACGCCAGCGAAGAAGTGAGCAGGTAGATTCGGCAGCGGCCTTGCAGCGCGGCCGCATAAGGAGTCAAAGCCATCAGAAAGCCCCACCCATCCAGCACCGGCATATTCAGGTCCAGAAAGATAACCCGGGGCACCGCAGTGGCTATGCGCGGCACCAGGTAGGCGAGGGCCTCTTCGGCGGCGGTGAACGCCCGGATGTCATCGGCAAATCCCTCCGTCCGCAGCACGTGCTCGGTCAGGAAAAGGCTGATAGGGTC
This region of Hymenobacter sedentarius genomic DNA includes:
- a CDS encoding response regulator, coding for MRTYLIDEDPISLFLTEHVLRTEGFADDIRAFTAAEEALAYLVPRIATAVPRVIFLDLNMPVLDGWGFLMALTPYAAALQGRCRIYLLTSSLALADTTRAQDCALVAGIIHKPLDEELVQTILADLRAEAAARTGQPEA